The Choloepus didactylus isolate mChoDid1 chromosome 13, mChoDid1.pri, whole genome shotgun sequence genome contains a region encoding:
- the KIF20A gene encoding kinesin-like protein KIF20A, translated as MSQGILSPPAGLLSDEEVAVSPMFESTAADLGSVIRKDLLSDCSVISAFLEDKQQVPSEDSTEKVKVFLRIRPLLPSELERQEDQGCVRIENGETLVLQAPKDSFALKSNERGIGQATHKFTFSQIFGPEVGQASFFNLTVKEMVKDVLKGQNWLIYTYGVTNSGKTHTIQGTIKDGGILPRSLALIFNSLQGQFHPVPDLKPLLSNEVIWLDSKQIRQEEMKKLALLNGGFQEEELSTSLKRSVYIENLQMGTSTSFDSGIAGLSSSSQFTSSSQLDETSERWAQPDTAPVSVPADIRFSIWISFFEIYNEMIYDLLEPTSQQRKRQTLRLCEDQNGNPYVKDLNWIHVNDAEEAWKLLKVGRKNQSFASTHLNQNSSRSHSIFSIRILHLQGEGDIVPKISELSLCDLAGSERCKDQKSGERLKEAGNINTSLHTLGRCIAVLRQNQQNRSKQNLVPFRDSKLTRVFQAFFTGRGRSCMIVNVNPCASTYDETLHVAKFSAIASQLVHVPHVQLGFPSLHSFIKEHSLQASPSLETGSKPEAGLDEDIENEADISMYGKEELLQVVEAMKVLLLKERQEKLQLEMQLRDEICNEMVEQMQQREQWCSEHLDTQKELLEEMYEEKLKILKESLTTFYQEELQERDEKIDELEALLQEARQQPVTHPQSGSELSLRRSQRLAASNSTHQLQEVKAKLEQCKAELNFTTEELRKYQKMLEPPPSAKPFTTDVDKKLEEGQKNIRLLRTELQKLGESLQTAERACCHSTGAGKLRQALTTCDDILIKQDQTLAELQNNMMLVKLDLRKKAACIAEQYHTVLKLQGQASSVKKRLGANQENQQPNQQPPGKKPFLRNLLPRTPTCQSSTDCSPYARILRSRRTPLLKSGPFGKKY; from the exons ATGTCACAAGGGATCCTTTCTCCACCAGCGGGCTTGCTGTCGGATGAGGAAGTGGCTGTCTCCCCTATGTTTGAGTCCACAGCTGCAGATTTAGGGTCTGTGATACGCAAGGACCTGCTGTCAGACTGTTCTGTCATCTCTGCCTTCCTGGAGGACAAGCAACAG GTTCCATCTGAGGATAGTACAGAGAAGGTGAAAGTATTCCTGAGGATCAGGCCCTTGTTACCTTCAGAATTGGAACGACAGGAAGATCAG GGCTGTGTCCGCATTGAGAATGGGGAGACCCTTGTTCTACAGGCACCCAAGGACTCCTTTGCCCTGAAGAGCAATGAGCGAGGAATTGGACAGGCTACCCACAAGTTCACCTTTTCCCAG ATCTTTGGGCCAGAAGTGGGACAGGCATCCTTCTTCAACCTAACTGTAAAGGAGATGGTAAAGGATGTACTCAAAGGGCAGAACTGGCTCATCTACACATATGGAGTCACCAACTCAGGGAAAACCCACACAATTCAAG GTACCATCAAGGATGGAGGGATCCTGCCCCGGTCCCTGGCTCTGATCTTCAATAGTCTCCAAGGCCAATTTCATCCAGTACCTGATCTGAAGCCCTTGCTCTCCAATGAGGTAATATGGCTAGACAGCAAGCAGATCaggcaggaagaaatgaagaagctGGCCCTGCTAAATGGAGGCTTCCAAGAG GAAGAGCTGTCCACTTCCCTGAAACGGAgcgtctacattgaaaatctgcaGATGGGTACCAGCACCAGCTTTGATAGTGGCATTGCTGGACTCTCCTCCAGCAGTCAATTTACCAGTAGTAGCCAGCTGGATG AAACAAGTGAACGATGGGCACAGCCAGACACGGCCCCGGTAAGTGTCCCAGCAGACATCCGCTTCTCCATCTGGATCTCCTTCTTTGAGATCTACAATGAGATGATCTATGACCTGTTAGAACCAACTAGCCAGCAGCGCAAGAGGCAGACTCTGCGGCTGTGTGAAGATCAGAATGGCAATCCCTATGTGAAAG ACCTCAATTGGATTCATGTTAACGATGCTGAGGAGGCCTGGAAACTCCTGAAAGTGGGTCGTAAGAACCAGAGCTTTGCCAGCACCCACCTGAATCAGAATTCCAGCCGCAG tCACAGCATCTTCTCAATCCGGATCCTACACCTTCAGGGGGAAGGGGATATAGTCCCCAAGATCAGCGA GCTGTCACTCTGTGATCTGGCTGGCTCAGAGCGCTGCAAAGATCAAAAAAGTGGCGAGCGGCTGAAGGAAGCAGGAAACATTAACACTTCTCTGCACACCTTGGGCCGCTGTATTGCTGTGCTGCGACAAAACCAGCAGAACCG GTCAAAGCAGAACCTGGTTCCCTTCCGTGACAGCAAGTTGACTCGAGTGTTCCAAGCCTTCTTCACGGGCCGAGGCCGCTCCTGTATGATTGTCAATGTGAATCCCTGTGCATCTACCTATGATGAAACCCTTCATGTGGCCAAGTTCTCAGCCATTGCCAGCCAG CTTGTCCATGTCCCGCATGTGCAACTGGGATTCCCATCCCTGCATTCATTCATCAAGGAACACAGTCTACAAGCATCCCCCAGCTTAGAGACAGGGTCTAAGCCAGAAGCAGGCCTTGATGAAGACATTGAAAATGAAGCTGACATCTCCATGTATGGCAAGGAG GAGCTCCTACAGGTGGTGGAAGCCATGAAAGTACTGCTTTTGAAAGAACGACAGGAAAAGTTGCAGCTGGAAATGCAGCTCCGTGATGAAATTTGCAATGAGATGGTGGAGCAGATGCAACAGCGGGAACAGTGGTGCAG TGAACATTTGGACACTCAGAAGGAACTGCTGGAGGAAATGTATGAAGAGAAACTAAAGATCCTCAAGGAGTCACTGACAACTTTTTACCAAGAAGAACTTCAG GAGCGAGATGAAAAGATTGACGAGCTAGAAGCCCTCTTGCAGGAAGCCAGACAGCAGCCAGTGACCCACCCACAATCAGGATCTGAATTGTCCCTACGGCGGTCTCAACGGTTGGCAGCTTCTAACTCTACCCATCAGCTCCAGGAAGTTAAAGCTAAACTGGAACAGTGCAAAGCAGAGCTGAACTTCACCACTGAAG AGCTACGGAAGTATCAGAAAATGTTAGAACCACCACCCTCAGCCAAGCCCTTTACCACTGATGTGGACAAGAAGCTAGAGGAGGGCCAGAAG AATATAAGGCTACTGCGAACAGAACTTCAGAAACTTGGTGAGTCTCTTCAAACAGCAGAAAGAGCATGTTGCCACAGCACTGGGGCAGGGAAACTTCGCCAAGCCTTGACCACTTGTGATGACATCTTAATCAAACAG GACCAAACCCTGGCTGAACTGCAGAATAACATGATGCTAGTAAAACTGGACCTTCGGAAGAAGGCAGCATGCATTGCTGAGCAGTATCATACTGTGCTAAAACTCCAAGGCCAGGCTTCTTCTGTCAAAAAGCGCCTTGGTGCCAACCAGGAAAACCAGCAACCAAACCAGCAACCCCCAGGGAAGAAACCATTCCTTCGAAACTTACTTCCCCGAACACCCACCTGCCAAAGCTCAACAGACTGCAGCCCTTATGCCCGGATTCTGCGTTCACGACGCACCCCTTTACTCAAATCTGGGCCTTTTGGCAAAAAATACTAA